One region of Erwinia tracheiphila genomic DNA includes:
- a CDS encoding Mor transcription activator family protein, whose amino-acid sequence MSDLNQFRSKGPELLVELAQHTSETVREIIDIEPAVADQIGQAVANRMMQVWGGQNVYFPMGMVWKVSQCDREIFHEFDGRNHHELARKFGVSLHWVYSIVKRVRKKELDRMQGKLFDGEPNADTGKKE is encoded by the coding sequence ATGAGCGACCTGAATCAGTTTCGTAGTAAAGGGCCGGAACTGTTGGTGGAACTGGCACAGCACACTTCTGAGACCGTCCGCGAGATTATTGATATCGAACCCGCAGTTGCCGACCAGATTGGTCAGGCTGTCGCGAACCGCATGATGCAGGTCTGGGGTGGGCAGAACGTCTATTTCCCGATGGGGATGGTCTGGAAGGTCAGCCAGTGCGACCGGGAAATCTTCCACGAGTTTGACGGGCGTAACCATCACGAACTAGCCCGCAAATTTGGTGTTTCGCTGCATTGGGTCTACAGCATCGTTAAACGGGTCAGAAAAAAAGAACTGGATCGGATGCAGGGTAAGCTGTTTGATGGTGAACCCAATGCAGATACGGGGAAAAAGGAGTAA
- a CDS encoding gp16 family protein, which translates to MMTKQRLIQLIHIARSDLQMDEDTYRQMLQGLTGKASTKGMDTPQLNRARESMKKKGFRITPAGKARSSLPLDSYPQSKKIRALWLEMAAAGVVRDCSEQALALWVKRETGISALRWLSNEQGSSVIEKLKKWQRRVAGVKQ; encoded by the coding sequence ATGATGACTAAACAGCGTCTTATTCAACTTATTCATATTGCCCGCAGCGATCTCCAGATGGATGAGGACACCTACCGCCAGATGCTACAGGGTCTGACCGGCAAAGCCTCAACTAAAGGGATGGATACCCCACAGCTAAACCGCGCGCGGGAATCCATGAAAAAGAAAGGCTTTCGCATTACGCCTGCCGGGAAAGCCAGGTCCAGCTTACCGCTGGATAGCTATCCGCAGTCAAAGAAAATCCGTGCACTATGGCTTGAAATGGCTGCGGCAGGCGTCGTCCGTGACTGTTCAGAGCAGGCGCTGGCACTGTGGGTTAAACGGGAAACGGGCATCAGCGCGTTACGCTGGCTTAGCAATGAGCAGGGAAGTAGCGTTATTGAGAAACTGAAGAAGTGGCAGCGCAGAGTTGCGGGAGTGAAACAATGA